In Palaemon carinicauda isolate YSFRI2023 chromosome 18, ASM3689809v2, whole genome shotgun sequence, a genomic segment contains:
- the LOC137657125 gene encoding aminopeptidase N-like — protein MILQSRWYLFLVPMQVLYMVNTSPTQWFPDRVPSKFWHGIASVSKDDVVAVNAINEIGRSDLESRETTELDPEKTGATIVQYIVKDEVPDNSLKEGPSSLETENYEPTTLFSWLTEGTTEASLLEDIEETTPNSALETVVRDKEGELSDEMDIRLPDTIRPLHYTIKIQPFIHGNLSIHGLVEIDIEVLKNTSEITLHSADIQCIYHTVTISPLDDDDVSPQVVMIVVEPNRQFLTATLNGSLTAGKKYRYSMYYIATLTKEAKGFFMSTYTESDGKIKRAAATIFQPTHARRAFPCFDEPALKATFDIVLFRERNMTAISNMPLRQTSNSKEQEGWLVDEFETTPPMSTYLVIFVIAEIESVASTNNDGIPIRVWARNEVIHQTKFALQLTEKTHAFFEDMFNISYPLPKLDVVAVPSGLSMAFEGWGAILVYDEAASLLANSSTISHRNNVGRILAHEIAHQWFGNLVTPHWWTDLWLNEGFASYMENVALACIKPEWNVETEQVLKDLHEVMRLDSQLNSHPVSVPVYHPDEISKIFDRISYEKGSSIIRMMKHFLTEETFKKGIFSFLSDHKFGSATQDDLWESLSRAGHEDGVLPRNLTVKAIMDSWTLLMGYPVISVIRNVDGTQAEVSQERFILSRNESTGEHDYKWWVPLRYTTQVKPNFTSTDSLIWLKNSSSSTVVSDLPDKDHWVIFNLQQTGFYRVHYDDNNWDLLNQQLLSDHEVIDVVNRAQVIDDIFNLALSGKASYAKALNMTTYLQKEMELPVWNTLFENINYMNAMLSNTDVHDELKNYILSLLEPLFAQLGFENPLSSNFWHEMKNPELTHWACELGHVYCVEGAKELYKTWMLDPQHNQLASSYMKLVCCTAIAHGGQQEWEFAWQQFKEIEGNDQKDNLIKALSCNKDFTLKDRYLNLSIYSANEIRSHDSYMILDSMASRPGKQKILWDFCRQHWSKLQSMFGYQYDATEAIMLIATKYFNNEEELNEVKAFQKDHENDSMVKRAAEKAIEQTARNVEWMEKNYDIIRVWLNEHWSRQTVDI, from the exons ATGATTCTTCAAAGTAGATGGTATCTATTCCTGGTACCGATGCAAGTGCTTTACATGGTGAATACCTCTCCAACACAATGGTTTCCTGATCGTGTACCAAGCAAGTTTTGGCATGGCATAGCATCAGTATCAAAG GATGACGTTGTGGCTGTTAATGCTATTAATGAGATTGGAAGGTCAGATTTAGAAAGCAGGGAAACCACAGAATTAGACCCAGAGAAGACTGGTGCAACTATTGTGCAATACATCGTCAAGGATGAAGTACCCGATAACTCTTTAAAGGAAGGACCCTCTTCACTCGAAACTGAAAACTATGAACCAACAACATTATTCAGTTGGCTGACAGAAGGGACGACGGAAGCTTCATTGCtagaggatattgaagaaacaacACCGAATTCCGCCTTAGAAACAGTTGTAAGAGACAAAGAAGGAGAACTTTCAGATGAAATGGATATTAGATTGCCGGATACCATAAGACCCTTGCATTATACAATAAAGATTCAGCCTTTCATTCATGGTAACTTGAGCATACATGGCCTTGTTGAAATTGATATCGAGGTCTTGAAGAATACGTCTGAAATTACTCTCCATTCAGCTGATATACAATGCATCTACCACACAGTCACG ATATCACCACTGGATGATGATGACGTGTCTCCACAAGTTGTGATGATCGTTGTGGAACCAAATCGACAGTTCCTGACTGCTACGCTGAATGGATCATTAACTGCGGGGAAAAAGTACCGATATTCCATGTACTACATCGCCACATTAACTAAAGAAGCTAAAGGCTTTTTCATGTCTACCTATACAGAAAGTGACGGTAAGATAAA GCGTGCTGCAGCAACGATTTTTCAGCCAACACATGCTCGACGGGCATTCCCTTGTTTCGATGAGCCAGCACTGAAGGCCACCTTCGATATCGTCTTGTTTAGAGAGCGTAATATGACAGCAATTTCGAACATGCCACTACGCCAAACATCTAATTC AAAAGAACAAGAAGGGTGGTTAGTAGATGAGTTTGAAACTACACCACCAATGTCAACTTACCTCGTGATTTTCGTCATTGCGGAAATAGAAAGCGTCGCCAGCACTAATAATGATGGAATCCCTATTCGAG TATGGGCAAGAAATGAAGTCATCCATCAGACAAAGTTTGCATTACAGCTAACAGAGAAGACTCACGCTTTTTTCGAAGACATGTTCAATATATCCTATCCTCTACCAAAACTTGATGTTGTTGCTGTCCCTAGTGGTTTATCTATGGCTTTCGAAGGGTGGGGTGCCATTCTGGTTTATGA TGAAGCAGCGTCTCTTTTGGCCAATTCGTCAACGATTTCTCATCGGAATAATGTTGGAAGGATCTTAGCTCATGAAATTGCACATCAGTGGTTTGGAAATTTAGTTACTCCTCATTGGTGGACAGATCTTTGGTTGAATGAAGGTTTTGCCTCTTACATGGAAAATGTTGCTTTAGCATGC ATTAAACCCGAATGGAACGTGGAAACCGAACAGGTATTGAAGGATTTGCATGAAGTTATGCGATTGGACAGCCAACTCAACTCTCATCCTGTGAGCGTTCCAGTCTACCATCCAGATGAAATATCGAAGATATTTGATAGAATATCTTACGAAAAGG GTTCTTCGATCATAAGAATGATGAAACATTTCCTTACTGAAGAGACCTTCAAAAAGGGTATATTCAGCTTTCTCAGTGACCA CAAATTCGGTTCTGCTACCCAAGATGACCTTTGGGAGTCTTTGTCGAGAGCTGGTCATGAGGATGGAGTCTTACCTAGGAATCTAACAGTAAAAGCCATCATGGATTCTTGGACCTTACTGATGGGATATCCTGTAATCAGTGTCATCAGGAACGTGGATGGCACTCAAGCTGAAGTGTCTCAG GAACGTTTTATACTATCAAGAAACGAAAGTACTGGCGAGCATGACTATAAATGGTGGGTGCCGCTAAGGTACACCACGCAAGTCAAGCCAAACTTTACCAGCACAGATTCACTCATCTGGTTGAAAAACTCAAGTTCCAGTACTGTTGTCAGTGACCTCCCAGATAAGGACCATTGGGTAATCTTCAATCTCCAACAAACTGGGTTTTACAGAGTCCATTATGATGACAACAACTGGGATTTGCTTAACCAGCAATTACTAAGTGATCATGAAGTTATTGATGTTGTTAACCGAGCACAAGTAATTGATGATATTTTCAATTTGGCCCTCTCTG GGAAAGCCTCCTACGCCAAGGCTTTAAATATGACTACATATTTACAAAAGGAAATGGAGCTGCCGGTTTGGAACACATTATTTGAAAACATTAATTACATGAACGCCATGTTGTCGAACACGGATGTCCACGACGAACTCAAG AATTACATATTGTCACTACTAGAACCCCTGTTTGCCCAATTGGGGTTCGAAAACCCCCTTTCATCGAATTTCTGGCATGAAATGAAAAATCCTGAACTTACTCATTGGGCCTGCGAATTGGGTCATGTCTACTGTGTGGAGGGGGCCAAAGAACTCTACAAAACATGGATGCTTGACCCTCAGCATAATCA ACTTGCTTCATCATATATGAAACTAGTTTGCTGCACTGCTATTGCCCATGGTGGGCAACAAGAATGGGAGTTTGCATGGCAACAATTCAAGGAAATTGAAGGTAATGATCAGAAAGACAATCTGATTAAGGCATTGAGCTGCAATAAGGATTTTACTCTCAAGGACAG GTACCTCAATTTATCAATCTATTCAGCGAACGAGATTCGAAGTCATGATTCCTATATGATTTTGGATTCAATGGCGTCAAGGCCTGGCAAACAAAAGATACTCTGGGATTTCTGTCGTCAGCATTGGTCCAAACTCCAGTCTAT gtTTGGTTATCAGTATGATGCAACGGAAGCTATTATGCTTATTGCTACAAAATATTTCAACAACGAAGAGGAGTTAAATGAG